The following coding sequences lie in one Duffyella gerundensis genomic window:
- a CDS encoding TetR/AcrR family transcriptional regulator has protein sequence MSKTSRDEILNAARLNAQAHGYTGLNIRGLAGEVGIKAASIYYHFPSKAELGAAVARRYWEDTARDLEMIREAAGDALSSLGRYPEIFRRSLEAGNRLCMGSFMSAEYDDLPEAVKVEVQTFSDVNIDWLATQLLEANITATQDSKLRAGAIFSAIAGAQLMARSRNDIKLFDELIEGYKLAGLLPSTQN, from the coding sequence ATGAGCAAAACATCCCGGGATGAAATTTTGAATGCAGCGCGGTTGAATGCGCAGGCCCACGGCTACACCGGCCTGAACATTCGTGGACTGGCGGGCGAAGTGGGTATTAAGGCGGCCAGCATCTACTATCACTTTCCCAGCAAGGCCGAGTTGGGTGCTGCTGTAGCCAGACGCTACTGGGAAGACACGGCTCGTGACCTTGAAATGATTCGGGAAGCAGCTGGCGACGCGTTAAGCAGCCTGGGCCGCTACCCGGAGATATTTCGCCGTTCGCTGGAAGCCGGAAACCGGCTCTGCATGGGAAGCTTTATGTCTGCTGAATATGATGATCTGCCGGAGGCGGTGAAAGTGGAAGTGCAGACCTTCTCTGATGTCAATATCGACTGGCTGGCAACGCAGCTACTTGAAGCGAATATCACAGCGACACAAGACAGCAAACTTCGGGCAGGCGCGATTTTTTCCGCTATTGCCGGCGCTCAGCTAATGGCCAGAAGCCGGAACGATATCAAGCTCTTTGATGAACTTATCGAGGGATACAAGCTTGCGGGTTTGCTGCCTTCCACTCAGAACTGA